The Raphanus sativus cultivar WK10039 chromosome 2, ASM80110v3, whole genome shotgun sequence genome includes a region encoding these proteins:
- the LOC108840272 gene encoding uncharacterized protein LOC108840272 isoform X1, with the protein MKVRSSVKKRCESCQIVKRRGIIYVICSSNPKHKQRQGYCSMSHEGTIPTTPLFDDSVSNQEVVKLPSLRVSTSLAPLLHKRPEPMTIFGWRPGFASILFKQGTCCRLF; encoded by the exons ATGAAGGTGAGATCATCTGTGAAGAAGAGATGTGAGTCTTGTCAGATAGTGAAACGCCGTGGAATTATCTATGTCATATGTTCATCCAATCCTAAGCACAAGCAAAGACAGGGGTACTGCTCCATGTCTCATGAAGGAACAATACCAACAACTCCCTT GTTTGATGACTCGGTTTCTAATCAGGAGGTGGTGAAGCTGCCTAGTCTGAGAGTATCTACCAGTCTGGCGCCTCTTTTACACAAGAGGCCTGAGCCAATGACGATTTTCGGGTGGAGGCCAGGTTTTGCATCCATTCTCTTCAAACAAGGGACTTG TTGTAGGCTCTTCTAG
- the LOC108822534 gene encoding uncharacterized protein LOC108822534, with amino-acid sequence MLLRSASTPLLNSLVHVSTPKETPIETVESVHQIQRLRSLTLSSPSSCCYSPMSIHSSDETARRMKRTASESDLRHLTTTTTKQPPSSKFLSGAALMEDVEEGIGFGIIRTSSYDGGFALSWALEEDTEVSGGGGDGGGGIVHGGGGKGGSDGDDSTDVHYRKMIEGNPGNGMFLSNYAKFLKEVRKDYLKAEEYCGRAILVNPNDGNVLAMYAELVWMIHKDSSRAESYFNRAVAAAPDDCYVQASYARFLWDAEEEEGGEEEKEERHEEERVPQASRMSFFTGLSPITAMS; translated from the exons atgcttCTACGAAGCGCGTCGACTCCACTTCTCAACTCGTTAGTTCATGTCTCGACTCCAAAGGAAACACCGATCGAGACCGTCGAATCTGTTCATCAGATCCAACGGCTTAGATCCCTGACGCTCTCTTCACCTTCCTCTTGCTGTTACAGCCCGATGTCTATACACTCTAGCGACGAGACCGCGAGGAGGATGAAGAGAACGGCGTCAGAGAGCGATCTACGACACCTGACAACGACGACGACGAAGCAGCCGCCGTCGAGTAAGTTCTTGAGCGGTGCTGCTCTGATGGAGGACGTGGAGGAAGGAATCGGGTTCGGGATCATACGCACGTCTTCTTATGACGGTGGCTTCGCGTTGAGCTGGGCACTGGAGGAAGATACTGAGGTTAGTGGCGGCGGCGGTGACGGCGGCGGTGGGATTGTTCACGGCGGAGGAGGAAAGGGCGGATCTGATGGTGACGATAGCACGGACGTTCACTATCGGAAGATGATTGAAGGCAACCCTGGAAACGGGATGTTTCTTAGCAATTACGCAAAGTTCTTGAAAGAg GTTCGAAAAGATTACTTGAAAGCGGAGGAGTATTGCGGGAGAGCTATTCTGGTGAATCCTAACGATGGAAATGTTCTGGCTATGTACGCGGAGTTGGTGTGGATGATTCATAAGGATTCTTCTCGTGCTGAGTCTTACTTTAATCGAGCCGTCGCAGCTGCTCCTGATGACTg TTATGTGCAAGCTTCATATGCACGATTTCTTTGGGATGCTGAGGAGGAAGAAGGTggagaggaggagaaggaagagagacACGAAGAGGAGCGTGTGCCTCAAGCTTCTCGAATGAGCTTCTTCACTGGTCTTTCTCCAATTACAGCCATGTCTTAA
- the LOC130507849 gene encoding SPX domain-containing protein 1 — translation MKFGKSLSNQIEQTLPEWRDKFLSYKDLKKRLKLISSTTQDRPTKRLRVDAECSLGMSKEEISFIQLLEGELEKFNNFFVEKEEEYIIRLKELRDRIVKAKDSKEKMMSMRKEIVDFHGEMVLLENYSALNYTGLVKILKKYDKRTGDLMRLPYIQKVLQQPFYTTDLLYKLIKESEAILDRFFPATHESEDPTDTTESENIQAELSEHKFMESLHMKSTIAALRVLQEIRSKSSTVSVFSLPPLQLNGLDETWKKIPLLEQEAK, via the exons atgaAGTTCGGTAAGAGTCTGAGCAACCAGATCGAGCAGACACTGCCTGAATGGCGTGACAAGTTCTTGTCTTACAAAGACCTCAAGAAACGACTTAAACTCATCTCCTCCACAACACAAGACCGTCCCACCAAACGTCTCCGAGTAGACGCCGAGTGCTCCCTAGGAATGTCTAAAGAAGAGATCAGTTTCATACAACTGCTGGAGGGCGAGTTGGAGAAGTTCAACAACTTCTTCGTTGAGAAGGAGGAAGAGTACATCATCAGATTAAAG GAGTTGAGAGATAGGATTGTAAAAGCTAAGGACTCAAAGGAGAAGATGATGAGCATGAGGAAAGAGATTGTTGATTTCCATGGAGAGATGGTTCTCCTCGAGAACTACAGTGCCCTAAACTACACTG GATTGGTAAAGATACTGAAGAAGTATGACAAAAGAACTGGTGATCTCATGCGTTTACCTTACATCCAAAAAGTTCTCCAGCAACCCTTTTACACGACTGACTTGTTGTACAAGCTCATCAAAGAATCCGAGGCAATTCTTGATCGGTTCTTTCCAGCTACGCATGAATCTGAGGATCCTACTGATACAACAGAGTCTGAGAATATCCAAGCAGAGCTCTCTGAGCACAAGTTCATGGAGAGCCTCCACATGAAAAGTACAATCGCTGCTCTGCGTGTGCTGCAAGAAATCAGGAGTAAAAGCTCTACCGTGAGTGTCTTTTCGCTGCCGCCACTCCAGTTAAACGGGTTGGATGAGACATGGAAGAAGATTCCGTTGTTGGAGCAAGAAGCCAAATAG
- the LOC108827769 gene encoding uncharacterized protein LOC108827769 has protein sequence MGHVIRQLLLINPPSSSSSSPLLRCRTTTLDSNYVFSLRTSITKSKPRLSCLFSGGNQREDQARNALESALGGKQNEFDKWDQEIKKRQESGGDGNAGNGGGGWFGGWFSGDHFWNEAQQITITLLAILFVYMIVAKGEVMAAFVLNPLLYALRGTREGLTSLSSKLMGRQASKVNGDNSEEMWKNDGLVSAKESVVRKWGSD, from the exons ATGGGACACGTAATTCGACAGCTGCTGCTGATAAaccctccttcttcttcttcttcttcgcctctTCTCAGGTGCCGGACTACTACTCTCGACTCAAACTATGTTTTCTCTCTGCGAACTTCAATTACCAAAAGCAAGCCCAGATTATCTTGTCTTTTCTCCGGCGGCAACCAGAGGgag GACCAAGCTCGTAACGCATTGGAAAGCGCTCTTGGTGGTAAGCAAAATGAGTTCGACAAATGGGACCAAGAAATCAAGAAAAGACAAGAATCCGGTGGTGACGGTAATGCTGGCAATGGTGGAGGAGGTTGGTTTGGAGGCTGGTTCAGTGGCGATCATTTCTGGAATGAAGCACAGCAGATCACCATTACTCTCTTAGCTATACTTTTCGTG TATATGATAGTTGCGAAAGGTGAAGTAATGGCTGCATTTGTGCTAAACCCCTTGTTGTACGCGTTGCGAGGAACACGAGAAGGTCTGACTTCTCTAAGCTCCAAGCTCATGGGAAGACAAGCTTCCAAAGTGAATGGTGATAACTCAGAGGAGATGTGGAAGAATGATGGTTTGGTCTCTGCTAAAGAAAGCGTTGTCCGAAAATGGGGAAGTGACTGA
- the LOC108840272 gene encoding uncharacterized protein LOC108840272 isoform X2 — MKVRSSVKKRCESCQIVKRRGIIYVICSSNPKHKQRQGYCSMSHEGTIPTTPLFDDSVSNQEVVKLPSLRVSTSLAPLLHKRPEPMTIFGWRPGFASILFKQGTWLF, encoded by the exons ATGAAGGTGAGATCATCTGTGAAGAAGAGATGTGAGTCTTGTCAGATAGTGAAACGCCGTGGAATTATCTATGTCATATGTTCATCCAATCCTAAGCACAAGCAAAGACAGGGGTACTGCTCCATGTCTCATGAAGGAACAATACCAACAACTCCCTT GTTTGATGACTCGGTTTCTAATCAGGAGGTGGTGAAGCTGCCTAGTCTGAGAGTATCTACCAGTCTGGCGCCTCTTTTACACAAGAGGCCTGAGCCAATGACGATTTTCGGGTGGAGGCCAGGTTTTGCATCCATTCTCTTCAAACAAGGGACTTG GCTCTTCTAG